A single genomic interval of Adhaeribacter pallidiroseus harbors:
- a CDS encoding multidrug effflux MFS transporter produces the protein MRPGWQTNLTFVAFPYSISMTHQRYFTLILILGTLTALGPFSIDMYLPGFPAIAKDLRTTIGEVSLSLSSFFIGISAGQLLYGPLLDRFGRKKPLYVGLVVYLLSSVACTFATTIEALVLLRFVQAIGSCAAAVASVAMVRDLFPVQDSAKVFSLLMLVVGVSPMVAPTVGGYVTTDFGWQVVFLILAGMAAVIILAVYFGLPESSPPDKNYSLKPKPILTNFYHVLRVPQFYTYAFTGAVSFSGLLAYVSGSPLLFMELFKVSEKQYGWIFAFLSIGLIGASQVNSVLLRKYRSEQIIITALICQTITALLLVTGTALGWLGLATTIGFIFVYLCCLGFTFPNASALSMSPFSKNAGSASALMGAAQMGFGALATVLLSLCKPQSAIPMAAIMAGSTLLALLILVTGRKAIPVTPDRPPVEVPAGMLH, from the coding sequence ATGCGGCCCGGCTGGCAAACTAATCTTACCTTTGTCGCTTTCCCGTACTCCATCAGCATGACCCATCAGAGATATTTTACGCTTATCCTTATCCTGGGAACCCTTACGGCTTTAGGCCCTTTTTCCATCGATATGTATTTGCCCGGTTTCCCGGCCATTGCCAAAGATTTGCGCACCACTATCGGCGAAGTTTCGCTTTCGTTATCCAGCTTTTTTATTGGCATTTCGGCGGGGCAGTTGTTGTACGGACCCTTGCTCGACCGCTTCGGGCGCAAGAAACCACTGTACGTGGGCCTGGTAGTATACCTGCTTTCGTCGGTGGCCTGTACTTTTGCCACTACCATCGAGGCGCTGGTGTTGTTGCGCTTTGTGCAGGCCATTGGCAGTTGCGCCGCCGCGGTAGCCTCCGTGGCCATGGTCCGCGATTTGTTTCCGGTGCAGGATAGCGCCAAAGTGTTTTCGTTGCTGATGCTGGTAGTGGGCGTTTCGCCGATGGTAGCGCCTACCGTGGGCGGCTACGTGACGACGGATTTTGGCTGGCAAGTTGTTTTTTTAATTTTAGCCGGCATGGCCGCGGTTATTATACTGGCTGTGTATTTTGGTTTGCCCGAAAGCAGCCCACCCGACAAAAATTATTCGCTTAAGCCCAAGCCCATTCTTACTAATTTTTACCATGTATTGCGGGTACCGCAGTTTTATACCTATGCGTTTACCGGAGCAGTTTCTTTTTCCGGTTTGCTGGCCTACGTATCCGGTTCGCCGCTGTTATTCATGGAGCTGTTTAAAGTAAGTGAAAAGCAATACGGCTGGATTTTCGCTTTTCTTTCGATTGGTTTAATCGGGGCGAGCCAGGTAAACAGCGTTTTATTAAGAAAATACCGCAGCGAACAAATTATTATTACGGCCCTTATTTGCCAAACGATTACGGCGCTTTTATTAGTAACCGGAACGGCCCTCGGCTGGTTAGGTTTAGCTACAACTATCGGATTTATATTTGTTTATTTGTGCTGCCTCGGCTTTACTTTTCCCAATGCCTCGGCTTTATCTATGAGCCCATTTTCTAAAAATGCGGGCAGCGCTTCGGCTTTAATGGGCGCCGCCCAGATGGGTTTTGGGGCTTTAGCTACGGTATTGTTAAGTTTATGTAAACCACAATCGGCCATCCCCATGGCCGCCATTATGGCGGGCTCTACCTTGCTGGCGTTACTCATTCTGGTAACCGGGCGTAAAGCCATTCCCGTTACTCCAGATCGGCCGCCCGTAGAAGTACCTGCCGGTATGTTGCATTAA
- a CDS encoding phytanoyl-CoA dioxygenase family protein, translating to MSDLLLENEIAHFIHKGYVRLNNAFSRELADAAVDILWNDLPGNRTNPSTWTEPVIRLGMYAQDSFVASVNTARLHRAFDQLVGKNKWIPCRSVGTFPIRFPSNQEPNDTGKHVDASFPGDNPGNFLEWRINVKSKGRALLLLILYSDVSEKDAPTVIWERSHLDVAKLLSKEGERGFSFMELADKLHELPPRKKVYATGEAGTVYLCHPFLVHAAQPHRGSTPKFMAQPPLLLREELCLANSDTGYTPLEQAIRFGIA from the coding sequence ATGTCAGATTTATTGCTTGAAAATGAAATAGCGCATTTTATTCATAAAGGGTATGTGCGCCTGAATAACGCTTTTTCCAGGGAGCTTGCCGATGCGGCCGTAGATATTTTGTGGAATGATCTTCCTGGTAATAGAACAAATCCCTCGACCTGGACGGAGCCCGTTATCCGTTTAGGAATGTACGCGCAAGACTCTTTTGTTGCGTCTGTAAACACAGCCAGGCTGCACCGGGCTTTTGATCAACTGGTTGGGAAGAACAAATGGATTCCTTGCCGGAGTGTAGGCACATTTCCAATCCGGTTTCCATCTAATCAGGAACCCAATGACACGGGCAAACACGTAGATGCCAGCTTTCCGGGGGATAACCCCGGCAACTTTCTGGAATGGCGGATTAATGTAAAATCGAAAGGCCGGGCCTTGTTGCTGTTAATTTTGTATTCGGATGTAAGCGAAAAAGATGCGCCAACTGTTATCTGGGAGAGGTCTCATCTCGACGTGGCCAAACTGTTATCTAAAGAAGGGGAGCGGGGTTTTTCATTTATGGAGCTGGCAGATAAGCTACACGAACTGCCCCCGCGAAAGAAAGTTTATGCCACTGGTGAGGCGGGAACAGTTTACTTATGCCATCCTTTTCTGGTGCATGCTGCCCAACCGCACCGCGGAAGTACGCCTAAATTTATGGCCCAACCGCCTTTGCTGTTACGAGAAGAGTTATGCCTTGCAAATTCGGATACGGGGTATACTCCCCTGGAACAGGCCATTCGTTTCGGGATAGCTTAG